In Pseudoalteromonas translucida KMM 520, the following are encoded in one genomic region:
- a CDS encoding methyltransferase family protein, with amino-acid sequence MTTYQPLINDSASLIEFTRIYLAVFYTFVAGFYTVRILYKNSNTPSGVIFTGKKYCANWWNHLVFRIFRAAIWLVCVVRVFIPATDNYLGIFLPLNTWPGVMLGNALLTVGFILTMVVHFNMASLWRSGIDPQGPDELKVNGFYAYSRNPMYLGIAAAQLGFFLALPSVFSLVCLLVGLTALYRQVLIEEQHLVSIFNTQYKKYKELVPRWL; translated from the coding sequence TTGACAACCTATCAGCCCCTAATTAATGACTCTGCGTCCTTAATCGAATTTACCCGCATTTATTTAGCCGTTTTTTATACCTTTGTAGCGGGGTTCTACACCGTTAGAATACTCTATAAAAACAGTAATACGCCATCGGGAGTGATTTTTACGGGGAAAAAATATTGCGCTAATTGGTGGAACCATCTCGTTTTTCGCATTTTTAGAGCCGCTATTTGGTTAGTGTGTGTTGTAAGGGTATTTATACCTGCAACCGATAACTACCTCGGAATTTTTTTGCCGTTAAATACATGGCCAGGCGTAATGCTAGGTAATGCTTTATTAACTGTTGGTTTTATATTAACTATGGTTGTGCATTTTAATATGGCATCACTTTGGCGCTCAGGAATAGACCCACAAGGGCCTGATGAGCTTAAAGTAAACGGTTTTTACGCGTATTCTCGTAACCCTATGTATTTAGGCATTGCTGCGGCGCAGTTAGGCTTTTTTTTAGCACTACCGAGCGTATTTAGCTTAGTGTGTTTACTGGTTGGGCTTACAGCGTTATATCGTCAGGTGTTGATTGAAGAGCAGCATTTAGTGAGCATATTTAACACCCAATATAAAAAATATAAAGAATTAGTGCCACGTTGGTTATAG
- a CDS encoding EAL domain-containing protein, giving the protein MRKLFKLNTMNKKLLFILMSVALVSTATVTIVFSAYEMANAKEEQAKSLNSLLKVLSPNITTALMFDDTDAVQELINPILIRSDIISVVVNSAFGKQLAIAPALAHSEAVEHSFEVSTALSLDSQYYGELKIRTNNSYINDRGEFYTKFIIILIIFTFVISLLLSLLLRRRFLNPILYLAQTANKITTSNDYSLRAKQLSEDEVGQLTACFNDMLYTIEQRENSLEKQVSLRTKELESANVQLHKFAYQDGLTDLPNRRYFYEKLQSLINTKNMTFTLILIDLDGFKEVNDSLGHDYGDLLLHQVATRLKSCVRDNDTVARLGGDEFTLILEGVDDLSTAQQIAKTIKNSLIQCIHIKKEPIYITASIGLAFFPDDGRTVEELVKRADQAMYLSKSKGRNRYEFFSYIIEEQAIEKRLLIEEIRVALKEEQFELYYQPIFSIDGETVQKAEALIRWNHPVRGLIGPDNFIPIAEKNGLICDIGRWVKLQAIRDTIEFNNVCEIPMQISVNTSPLEIDRAGNWVDLWVEASKQHELAAHTILIEVTENTLMIPDSPIQSQFKRLNAIGIDIAIDDFGVGYSSLSYLQRLPINILKIDRSFINDIESNNNSIALIKAIITMAHNLKVKVVAEGVETQEQYALLEQLNCDYIQGYIFSRPIAKKTFIELFVKPK; this is encoded by the coding sequence ATGAGAAAGCTATTTAAGTTAAATACAATGAATAAAAAATTGCTCTTTATTTTAATGAGCGTTGCTTTAGTTTCAACTGCTACAGTAACAATTGTATTTAGTGCATATGAAATGGCCAACGCAAAAGAAGAGCAAGCTAAAAGCCTAAATTCGCTGTTAAAGGTACTCTCCCCCAATATTACCACTGCACTGATGTTTGACGATACCGACGCAGTACAAGAACTAATAAACCCTATCCTTATTCGTTCAGATATTATATCGGTTGTTGTAAATAGTGCCTTTGGTAAACAGCTTGCAATAGCGCCCGCGTTAGCACATAGCGAAGCGGTTGAGCACAGCTTTGAAGTATCGACAGCGCTTTCGTTAGATTCACAATATTATGGTGAGCTAAAAATACGCACGAATAATAGTTACATAAATGATCGAGGCGAGTTTTATACTAAATTTATTATTATATTAATAATTTTTACCTTTGTAATTAGCTTACTTTTGTCGTTATTACTAAGACGGCGTTTTTTAAACCCTATTTTATACTTAGCGCAAACCGCAAATAAAATAACTACATCGAACGACTATAGTTTACGCGCAAAACAACTCTCTGAAGATGAAGTAGGCCAACTTACTGCTTGTTTTAACGATATGCTATATACAATAGAGCAACGAGAAAACTCCTTAGAAAAACAAGTTAGCTTACGTACAAAAGAGCTAGAAAGCGCCAATGTACAACTCCACAAATTTGCATATCAAGATGGCCTCACAGACCTACCCAATAGGCGCTATTTTTATGAAAAACTACAAAGTTTAATAAACACTAAAAATATGACCTTTACGCTTATTTTGATTGATTTAGATGGTTTTAAAGAAGTAAACGATAGCCTTGGCCATGACTACGGCGATTTATTGTTACACCAAGTAGCAACTCGACTCAAAAGTTGTGTACGCGATAACGACACGGTTGCTCGTCTTGGAGGCGACGAATTTACACTTATTTTAGAAGGCGTTGACGATCTAAGTACTGCACAACAAATCGCTAAAACAATAAAAAATAGTTTAATTCAATGTATTCATATAAAAAAAGAGCCTATTTATATTACCGCTAGTATAGGTCTCGCATTTTTCCCTGATGATGGTCGTACTGTTGAAGAGCTGGTAAAACGCGCTGATCAGGCTATGTACTTATCTAAAAGTAAAGGTCGTAATCGTTATGAGTTTTTTTCGTATATTATTGAAGAACAAGCCATAGAAAAACGGCTTTTAATAGAAGAAATCAGAGTTGCCCTCAAAGAAGAGCAGTTTGAGCTTTACTACCAACCTATTTTTTCGATTGATGGTGAAACAGTGCAAAAAGCAGAGGCATTAATACGTTGGAACCATCCAGTTCGCGGCTTAATTGGCCCAGATAATTTCATACCAATCGCTGAAAAAAATGGCTTAATTTGTGATATTGGCCGCTGGGTAAAATTACAAGCAATACGCGATACCATAGAATTTAATAACGTGTGTGAAATACCGATGCAAATTAGTGTTAATACCTCACCATTGGAAATTGACCGTGCAGGCAACTGGGTTGACTTGTGGGTTGAGGCCAGCAAACAACATGAATTAGCCGCACACACCATTTTAATTGAGGTGACCGAAAATACCTTAATGATCCCCGACTCGCCAATTCAAAGCCAATTTAAACGTCTAAATGCAATAGGTATTGATATTGCTATTGATGATTTTGGCGTTGGTTATTCATCGCTTTCTTATTTACAGCGGCTACCTATAAACATACTTAAAATAGATCGTTCATTTATTAACGACATAGAAAGTAACAACAATAGCATTGCACTCATTAAAGCTATTATTACTATGGCGCATAATTTAAAGGTTAAAGTGGTTGCCGAGGGTGTAGAAACTCAAGAGCAATACGCACTTTTAGAACAGCTCAACTGTGACTATATTCAGGGATACATATTTTCAAGACCAATTGCTAAAAAAACATTTATTGAGCTATTTGTTAAACCCAAATAA
- a CDS encoding TonB-dependent receptor plug domain-containing protein gives MIILKRFLLTTLFITPFLAAQTFNHSDLDLDTLMGMDVQTTSAMKRAQSAFDTASSIYVLNKEQISQSGATSVPEALKMVPGLIVRQLDNNQWAISSRGVASRFSSKLLVMIDGQSLYSPQFAAVYWEALNVPLYDIERIEVIRGQGGLLWGSNANNGVINIITKNSLDTRGGYAEVTTGSQINSDVNFRYGDDISSIGSYRIYGHLNNTQASKRESIYRGSILTPHDTKKQYSLGFRTDFTPSNNWNILFQGDITHSKLSQNLRAAIDETNRNIAFSENFKRTDSRLMARIDSRISTSANQMLQISWLKQRGTEIYLKEDFESVDIDYQMNFIHNSLQLDWGLSYRYNDVVSKESLLFNYDKGLEHLKQYGGLLQLQYDLIPEKLALIIGTKLDHNDLTGWENQPSARFTYKLAKKHLAWGAVSRSVRIPALLEYDYNFKVSGIETSKILQTTTGIAAIDEYRVATFLNGNDKVESEKYLSYELGYRFSDANWSVDFSAYRTDAKDVVVLSTDPTDQVAQFFPVQALLQAGKFTQAAQVLTTTQLNLDLVAVAEAKTDGLDLVFAWQALDTLNTELGYSYTDFTYDLPPNTMPTIGYDSINRQVFAKANYTPLNGHNILAVLRAENSSAYGTNSYTALDLTWNWQINSQWLGKLSAKNLLADSHLEFHNTNEAYTIPTYIDKSISLTIAMTF, from the coding sequence GTGATTATTTTAAAACGATTTTTATTAACAACACTTTTTATTACTCCGTTTTTAGCGGCCCAAACGTTTAATCACAGCGACCTAGACCTTGACACTCTAATGGGTATGGATGTTCAAACCACCTCTGCAATGAAAAGAGCACAATCGGCTTTTGATACCGCGTCATCCATTTACGTTTTAAATAAAGAGCAAATTAGCCAATCGGGAGCAACGTCTGTCCCTGAAGCACTTAAAATGGTACCCGGCCTTATTGTAAGGCAACTCGACAACAATCAATGGGCTATTTCATCTCGTGGTGTTGCATCTCGTTTTTCAAGCAAGTTGTTAGTAATGATTGATGGCCAAAGCTTATATTCTCCTCAGTTTGCAGCTGTATATTGGGAAGCGCTTAATGTCCCGCTATACGATATTGAGCGCATAGAAGTTATCCGTGGGCAAGGCGGACTTTTATGGGGAAGTAACGCTAATAATGGCGTTATTAACATAATTACTAAAAATAGCCTTGATACTCGTGGCGGATATGCAGAGGTTACAACCGGTAGCCAAATAAACAGTGACGTTAATTTTCGTTATGGCGATGATATTAGTAGTATTGGCAGTTACCGTATTTACGGCCACTTAAATAATACTCAAGCGTCTAAACGTGAAAGTATTTACAGAGGCAGCATACTTACTCCCCATGATACTAAAAAACAATATTCGCTTGGTTTTCGAACTGACTTTACACCGAGTAATAACTGGAACATATTATTTCAAGGCGATATAACTCATTCTAAATTATCTCAAAATTTACGTGCGGCAATTGATGAAACAAATAGAAATATAGCTTTTTCAGAAAACTTTAAAAGAACCGATTCACGTTTAATGGCTCGTATTGATAGTAGAATATCTACCAGTGCGAATCAGATGTTACAAATATCGTGGCTTAAACAACGTGGTACCGAAATATATTTAAAAGAAGATTTTGAGTCTGTAGATATAGATTACCAAATGAACTTTATTCACAACTCTTTACAGTTAGATTGGGGATTGAGCTACCGTTACAACGATGTTGTATCAAAAGAGAGCTTACTATTTAATTATGATAAAGGGCTTGAGCATTTAAAACAATATGGGGGCCTTTTACAACTTCAGTATGACTTAATTCCAGAAAAGCTCGCCTTAATTATTGGCACCAAACTCGATCATAACGATTTAACTGGTTGGGAAAACCAACCCTCTGCAAGGTTTACTTATAAACTGGCCAAAAAACATCTCGCATGGGGCGCTGTTTCACGCAGTGTACGTATTCCTGCACTTTTGGAGTATGACTATAACTTTAAAGTAAGCGGAATCGAAACAAGCAAAATATTACAAACAACAACGGGTATTGCTGCAATCGATGAATATAGGGTGGCAACATTTTTAAACGGCAATGATAAGGTAGAATCGGAAAAGTATTTATCTTATGAGCTAGGCTATCGATTTAGTGATGCAAACTGGTCTGTCGACTTTTCAGCGTATCGAACTGATGCAAAAGATGTCGTGGTTTTGAGTACAGACCCGACGGATCAAGTAGCACAATTTTTTCCGGTGCAAGCACTGTTGCAAGCAGGAAAATTCACACAAGCAGCTCAAGTACTTACAACCACCCAACTTAACTTAGATTTAGTTGCTGTTGCAGAAGCTAAAACAGATGGGCTTGATCTTGTATTTGCATGGCAAGCCCTTGATACACTTAATACAGAGCTTGGTTATAGTTATACCGATTTTACTTACGATTTACCGCCAAATACAATGCCCACTATTGGGTATGACTCAATAAACAGGCAAGTTTTTGCTAAAGCCAATTATACCCCGCTAAATGGCCATAATATACTTGCTGTATTGCGAGCAGAAAACTCTAGCGCGTACGGTACCAATAGCTACACTGCACTGGATCTTACCTGGAATTGGCAAATAAATTCACAGTGGTTAGGCAAATTATCGGCTAAAAACTTATTAGCCGACTCTCATCTTGAATTTCACAACACCAACGAAGCGTATACAATACCAACTTATATAGACAAAAGTATTTCACTTACAATTGCTATGACGTTTTAA